One Brassica napus cultivar Da-Ae chromosome C4, Da-Ae, whole genome shotgun sequence genomic region harbors:
- the LOC106412656 gene encoding uncharacterized protein LOC106412656 yields the protein MWTSESTGKDFRTGELTFTICCNHGQIKLPPINQPPPMLEELLQHRWFRDTIRVYNSVLAFTSIGMKMDYTVVNSPGPYTIRIQGQTHHRIGSLIPRQGRPPEYLQLYIFDTGNEVRNRLNAMGQTPTEGNLDEATLARLIEMLDENNCLAKLFRRARDYYEGSGQEFNIRLLSDKGKGKEYDLPSTSEVAGLIVGDMSSTIGVRDIVVQFQSDTLQQIRDDHPLYMSLQYPLLFPHGEYGFHPEISLHLETGTSKTRQFLTIRQYYAAQIQTRLNQGMTLVKGGRLLHQYVVDVYTAIEEDRLRWARNNQDVLRAELYSNVLDAVSKGDTDAKIIGQRFILPPSFTGGPRYLVEKYHDAMAICREYGNPDLFITMTANPNWKEIKEHLEIYGGDSPNDRPDIECRVFKMKLDQLLKDFKKGTFFKPYTAALHRIEFQKRGLPHAHILLWFGKSSRTTSSEEVDEIISAELPNKEEDPEAYNLVTKHMIHGPCGVINPKSPCMENNVCTKKYPRPYNDSTSIDKSGYVLYRRRRNENESVVKSGATLNNTFVVPHNVNLLKQYEAHINVEWCNRTSAVKYLFKYITKGVDRASAVIEKGNTATTSDTVASAEPKEKVIKQRNEIQEYIEARYLSACESMWRTFAFHIHKRKPSVEKLIIHLEGEHNITIKETDNLGRVIRKPGIEKTMFTEWMVLCRRSAFARTLTYVQIPEYFVWNNNSKVWSERKKGKTIGRIVAVHPSAGDRYYLRILINKIKGPRSYDELKTFNDVKYPDFKSVCHARGYLDDDVEWLESMSEGARTATPYQLRDMFVTFLTTCFVASPKGLWEHSWKSMSEDILHKRQRILGHTNLELDDETLEQYTLIEVEKLMRMQDRSLNDIKEMPKIKPVLLKELGNSLWNQEMDYDVAEETLRHDNQYNLLNAEQRAIYESVLDSVDKKDGKLFFVHGAGGTGKTFLYQTIISRLRSRKQIVLPVASSGIAALLLPNGRTAHSRFNIPLKLDEDKLCNIKPGTMLAELIEKTDLIIWDEAPMTHKHAFEALDKTLKDIMSMKSPHAKDQTFGGKTVLLGGDFRQILPVVPQGSRADTVLASISHSYLWNFCHKFPLKTNMRVNQDEKEFSDWLLKVGEGRLESEQEDENDGYHDQMVNIDPTFLQETKDESLKQVVDAAYGDTNQIEASQSTYTDKAILTPRNDTVDEINAYTISKTEGE from the coding sequence ATGTGGACTTCAGAGAGTACTGGTAAAGACTTCAGAACAGGTGAACTAACCTTCACTATTTGCTGTAACCATGGCCAAATAAAGCTTCCACCGATCAATCAACCCCCACCCATGTTAGAAGAACTTCTTCAGCATAGGTGGTTTCGAGATACCATCCGAGTCTATAATTCGGTACTGGCTTTCACCTCCATTGGAATGAAGATGGATTATACGGTAGTTAATTCTCCCGGACCCTACACTATACGGATCCAAGGTCAAACCCACCATAGAATTGGCTCGCTAATACCGAGACAAGGCCGTCCCCCCGAATATCTCCagctttatatatttgatacgGGCAACGAAGTCAGAAACCGTTTAAACGCGATGGGCCAAACCCCAACAGAAGGTAATCTTGATGAGGCAACCTTAGCGCGCCTCATCGAGATGCTTGATGAGAATAACTGTTTAGCCAAGCTTTTCCGACGAGCACGTGACTACTACGAAGGCAGCGGGCAAGAGTTTAATATAAGGTTGCTCTCAGATAAAGGGAAAGGTAAAGAATACGATCTCCCGAGTACGAGTGAGGTCGCAGGCCTTATCGTAGGGGATATGTCATCAACAATTGGAGTACGAGATATAGTGGTTCAATTCCAATCTGACACTTTGCAGCAGATCCGTGACGACCACCCTCTATACATGAGCCTCCAATATCCTCTTCTCTTTCCACATGGTGAGTATGGATTTCACCCCGAAATCTCATTACATCTAGAGACAGGCACCTCGAAAACAAGGCAATTCTTGACGATACGCCAGTACTACGCTGCTCAGATACAGACACGTCTTAACCAAGGGATGACATTGGTTAAAGGGGGTCGTCTCCTCCATCAATATGTTGTGGACGTTTATACGGCAATCGAAGAAGATCGGCTCAGGTGGGCCAGAAATAATCAAGATGTTTTGCGAGCCGAGCTCTACAGTAATGTACTCGATGCTGTTAGCAAGGGTGACACTGATGCTAAAATTATTGGACAAAGGTTCATACTGCCGCCAAGTTTCACCGGCGGGCCTCGATACTTAGTTGAGAAATACCATGATGCGATGGCTATCTGCAGAGAATATGGGAACCCGGATTTGTTTATCACAATGACGGCCAATCCTAACTGGAAAGAGATTAAAGAACATCttgagatatacggtggagacTCCCCTAATGATAGACCAGACATTGAATGTCGTGTCTTTAAGATGAAGTTAGACCAGCTACTGAAGGATTTCAAAAAAGGAACTTTCTTCAAGCCATACACTGCAGCTCTCCACAGAATAGAGTTTCAAAAAAGAGGCCTCCCCCATgcacatatattattgtggtttGGAAAATCATCCAGAACAACAAGTTCGGAGGAGGTAGATGAGATTATTTCAGCCGAGCTcccaaacaaagaagaagaccCAGAAGCTTATAATTTAGTGACAAAACACATGATCCATGGTCCATGTGGTGTCATTAATCCGAAGTCACCGTGTATGGAAAATAATGTGTGCACAAAGAAGTATCCTCGGCCTTATAATGACAGTACTTCGATTGACAAATCAGGGTACGTGTTATATCGTCGCCGCCGAAATGAAAATGAGTCTGTGGTTAAAAGTGGGGCAACCCTGAACAACACGTTTGTTGTACCTCATAACGTTAATCTCCTAAAGCAGTACGAGGCTCATATCAATGTGGAATGGTGTAACCGTACAAGCGCAGTGAAGTACTTATTCAAGTACATAACCAAGGGTGTTGACAGAGCATCCGCAGTTATTGAAAAAGGAAATACGGCAACTACCTCTGACACAGTTGCTTCTGCAGAACCAAAGGAAAAAGTGATTAAACAACGGAATGAGATCCAAGAATACATCGAAGCCCGGTATTTGTCAGCTTGTGAGTCCATGTGGCGGACTTTCGCATTTCACATACATAAAAGAAAGCCGTCCGTTGAGAAACTTATCATTCACTTAGAAGGCGAGCATAACATCACCATTAAAGAAACTGATAACCTCGGCCGCGTAATCCGCAAACCAGGTATTGAGAAGACAATGTTTACTGAATGGATGGTGTTATGCAGAAGGTCAGCATTTGCACGGACATTAACTTATGTGCAAATTCCAGAATATTTCGTCTGGAACAACAATTCCAAAGTCTGGTCTGAACGTAAGAAAGGAAAAACCATTGGGCGAATTGTGGCTGTCCATCCATCAGCAGGTGATCGATACTATCTGAGGATCCTCATCAATAAGATTAAAGGTCCTAGAAGTTATGACGAGCTGAAAACTTTCAACGACGTGAAATACCCTGACTTCAAATCGGTTTGCCACGCACGAGGCTATTTGGACGATGATGTTGAATGGCTCGAGAGTATGTCAGAAGGTGCTAGAACAGCCACCCCATACCAACTCCGCGATATGTTTGTCACATTTCTAACCACTTGCTTCGTTGCAAGCCCCAAAGGACTATGGGAGCACTCATGGAAATCGATGAGCGAGGACATACTTCACAAGAGGCAAAGGATCTTAGGCCACACAAATCTGGAGCTGGACGATGAGACCCTTGAGCAGTACACGTTAATCGAAGTGGAAAAGTTGATGCGCATGCAAGATCGTTCTTTAAACGATATTAAAGAGATGCCTAAGATCAAACCTGTTTTGCTAAAAGAATTGGGGAACAGTTTGTGGAACCAAGAAATGGATTATGATGTTGCCGAAGAAACGCTCAGGCATGACAATCAGTACAACTTGCTTAACGCCGAGCAGCGTGCGATTTACGAATCAGTCTTAGACTCTGTTGACAAAAAGGATGGAAAACTATTCTTTGTACATGGCGCAGGAGGCACGGGAAAAACATTCCTCTATCAAACCATCATATCCAGACTTCGCTCGAGGAAACAAATCGTTCTCCCGGTAGCTTCTTCAGGAATAGCCGCATTGCTACTACCAAACGGAAGAACAGCTCATTCACGCTTTAATATTCCTTTGAAGCTCGACGAAGATAAGCTTTGCAACATCAAACCAGGTACTATGCTCGCTGAACTCATCGAGAAAACGGACCTCATCATCTGGGATGAGGCACCTATGACGCACAAACATGCCTTCGAAGCACTTGACAAAACATTGAAGGACATAATGTCTATGAAAAGCCCACACGCAAAGGATCAAacttttggcggaaaaacggtTTTGTTAGGTGGTGATTTTAGACAAATCCTTCCGGTTGTTCCACAAGGGAGTAGAGCTGATACTGTCTTAGCTTCGATAAGTCATTCATATCTATGGAATTTCTGCCACAAGTTCCCTTTGAAGACAAATATGCGAGTCAACCAGGACGAAAAAGAGTTCTCCGATTGGCTTCTCAAAGTAGGCGAGGGTCGTCTGGAATCAGAACAAGAAGATGAGAACGATGGCTACCATGACCAAATGGTAAATATCGATCCAACATTCCTCCAAGAGACTAAAGATGAATCACTAAAACAGGTTGTCGATGCAGCGTATGGTGATACCAACCAAATAGAGGCCTCCCAAAGTACCTACACCGACAAAGCTATCCTAACACCCCGGAATGATACAGTCGATGAGATCAATGCGTATACAATCTCCAAAACCGAGGGAGAGTAA
- the LOC106396142 gene encoding galactinol synthase 1: protein MAPELTQTTTEKSAVTITKPSSPVHGGRAYVTFLAGNGDYVKGVVGLAKGLRKVKSAYPLVVAILPDVPEEHRRILVEQGCIVREIEPVYPPENQTQFAMAYYVINYSKLRIWKFVEYSKMIYLDGDIQVYENIDHLFDLPDGYFYAVMDCFCERTWSHTPQYKIGYCQQCPEKVQWPKAELGEPPALYFNAGMFVFEPGLDTYEDLLRTLKVTPPTPFAEQDFLNMYFKKIYKPIPLVYNLVLAMLWRHPENVELDKVKVVHYCAAGSKPWRYTGKEANMEREDIKMLVNKWWDIYKDDSLDYKKSEAESDLVNLKPFINALTEAGRVKYVTAPSAA, encoded by the exons ATGGCTCCAGAGCTCACACAAACCACCACCGAGAAATCAGCCGTGACGATAACAAAACCGTCGTCCCCAGTCCACGGCGGTCGAGCCTACGTGACGTTCCTCGCCGGTAACGGTGACTACGTGAAAGGAGTCGTTGGTTTAGCCAAAGGACTAAGAAAAGTCAAATCAGCGTATCCACTCGTTGTGGCGATACTACCAGACGTCCCGGAGGAGCACCGTCGTATACTCGTGGAACAAGGTTGCATCGTCCGCGAGATCGAACCGGTTTACCCACCCGAGAACCAAACTCAGTTTGCAATGGCTTATTACGTCATCAACTATTCCAAACTCCGTATCTGGAAG TTTGTGGAGTACagtaaaatgatatatttaGATGGGGACATTCAAGTTTACGAGAACATCGATCACTTGTTCGACCTCCCTGATGGGTACTTTTACGCGGTGATGGACTGTTTCTGCGAGAGGACATGGAGCCACACGCCGCAATACAAGATCGGGTACTGCCAACAGTGCCCTGAGAAGGTCCAGTGGCCAAAGGCGGAGCTTGGAGAACCACCGGCTCTCTACTTCAACGCTGGAATGTTCGTGTTCGAACCTGGCCTTGATACTTACGAGGATCTGCTCAGGACCCTTAAAGTCACTCCCCCGACTCCTTTCGCTGAACAG GACTTTCTGAACATGTATTTCAAGAAAATCTACAAGCCGATTCCTTTGGTTTACAATCTTGTCCTAGCGATGCTATGGCGTCACCCAGAAAATGTCGAGCTCGATAAAGTCAAGGTGGTCCACTACTGTGCAGCG GGTTCGAAGCCATGGAGATACACAGGGAAGGAAGCGAATATGGAGAGAGAAGACATCAAAATGTTAGTGAACAAATGGTGGGACATTTACAAGGACGATTCCTTGGATTACAAGAAATCTGAAGCAGAGTCGGATCTAGTGAATCTGAAGCCGTTCATCAACGCTCTTACTGAAGCTGGACGGGTCAAGTACGTGACTGCACCGTCCGCTGCTTGA
- the LOC106396144 gene encoding ADP-ribosylation factor 1-like, protein MGLSFGKLFSKLFAKKEMRILMVGLDAAGKTTILYKLKLGEIVTTIPTIGFNVETVEYKNISFTVWDVGGQDKIRPLWRHYFQNTQGLIFVVDSNDRDRVVEARDELHRMLNEDELRDAVLLVFANKQDLPNAMNAAEITDKLGLHSLRQRHWYIQSTCATSGEGLYEGLDWLSNNIANKA, encoded by the exons atggggCTGTCATTTGGGAAGCTGTTCAGCAAGCTCTTTGCGAAGAAAGAGATGCGTATTCTCATGGTTGGTCTCGACGCTGCTGGTAAGACCACCATCCTCTACAAGCTCAAGCTTGGTGAGATCGTGACAACCATTCCCACCATTG gtttcaaTGTTGAGACTGTGGAATACAAGAACATTAGCTTCACCGTCTGGGATGTCGGGGGTCAGGACAAG ATCCGTCCATTGTGGAGGCACTACTTCCAGAACACGCAGGGGCTTATCTTTGTTGTGGACAGCAACGATCGCGACCGTGTTGTTGAAGCCAGGGACGAGCTTCACAGGATGCTCAACGAG GATGAATTGAGGGATGCAGTTCTGCTTGTTTTTGCTAACAAGCAAGATCTTCCCAACGCTATGAACGCTGCTGAGATTACCGACAAGCTTGGTCTTCACTCTCTCCGCCAACGTCACTG GTACATTCAGAGCACATGTGCCACCTCTGGAGAAGGACTCTACGAGGGACTTGACTGGCTCTCCAACAACATCGCTAACAAG GCGTAG